A stretch of DNA from Cannabis sativa cultivar Pink pepper isolate KNU-18-1 chromosome X, ASM2916894v1, whole genome shotgun sequence:
attttataacaactacatatttatttgacaaatataatacaatgtgattttgaaaaaaaaatcacaccCAATATGCCAACTACATATttagttttgttatttttacaaaatatgtcaattaaagattttataataattttattagaatgacataattataataaaataataatattatgccCTTGTACAGAAATTATTCTCAAAGATGACACTTGCCACTAAATTATAAAACTAGTGCAAAATTTgtcattaaattataaaaatagtgtAAAAGAGTCTCTTTAACACTCATCTACCTATAATTTATATTGAttcatttttttagaaaaaaaaaaaaaccttaaaattaatattaaaggacaaaataacaacattgcatttattattaaaattacttTCAGGGTCAGCCCTGACAATTTAGGACcttccaaaatatatataaagaaaatattgaaaaGAGTATTATGGATTCGaattaaggctcaaaagaagaatgtgcatatatttgcacatagaaaatatttaaattatatttctttaacaatcttgagccattattagatttttattgcatagtttcttatcgatgtgataagattatataatcatgcatttacaaaatgtgtaaatttatgtatttctaattatacacgtatgactcattcttagaaatgaattaagttcataaggattgaacttgaaactgaagtttattgaacctgaagttcaatgtcatatagtatatatgagtttaaacaaatattgattcattgtgatatactgaaatccctacaggtatattaatattattagatatcacaatttttaaaaattctctcgatcagggggagagaagcagttgggatcgatgataatttttgaaaaatgatccttgcacaaagtatataagaacaatatagttcaaaatgatatataccaactgcaaatcaatattattcaaagttgagttagaatgagttgaaaacgcctgaagcgtaaatgaacaatatagaaattgttagtaaatgttcatttgatttgccctgaagttgttaaatctaaaggtactcatggagataccttattgttataaagtattgaaatgataaccgtgatgaaaacggtactcgaaaagactcccaagagaagttagacataacacatttgatcataattgaatccctgaagtgattctatataggtacctataaatgataaacatatttgaaaatatgtaatttaaagagatctctataagttatgtcaatatgggaggaaattatcatataatgaaatttttgtcgacaatagatgttgaatgtttgcatatgcaataaactaacatgagatagcaaggatcatggtattagatttgtcgcgcgcactatatgacaaagatctttgtatgaaataaagacatgtaagtaaattattgtttgaaaaatacatatggttgtctatgcagtataaatacgtaaattatacgttgtgatagactcttgaagagtttttgattaattgaagaacaaacttttatttcttttgtatttcgagaaatattaatgtataaagtttgttcattagtattgaagtcctgaagtacttcatatgtatcaagaattatagatatatgatcatttgatatgaaaattaagatcatacaacaagatggaacaaatatatggtcttggagtaccatcattgtcacaaatgaaaattcatattatcattaatgtgttatgttcatatctacttgaaatgttaaattttcgtatgaacaaagttgtgtacacacatgaatgatacaattagttggataaagactaatgttccacgaacccctcatctatgatttagaagtccatacatactctgaaagagatatagaaaatatatgatcaaagattgtatatggtgatattttaaaagtgataacaataatcttatgagatatattatcaccaaaagaattatggatcatatgtgcatgagtgggagacatattcatgttgcactctttttcccttagttcaggttttgtcccaatgggttttcctggcaaggtttttaacgaggcaacttacaaatagttatgaatatgaaatatatattgtactctttttccctagctcagattttgtcccactgggtttttctggcaaggtttttaacgaggcaactataaatcatgttaacatacttgcattttatgaagcaagtagagaatgtgtgtgagtgagatcattggcatagcatattcgggaaacatatggattgcactcaataaagaagtatcaacccaagcaattctctatggataatactgcttgcatcattcaactaaaaggaggtacattgaaggagatagagttagaacacatttcacgaaattcttctttatacgcttcaagaaaatacatattggtgttcaacatatttaatcaagtgtcaatcttgtaaacttattcacaaagttattaccaacatcaacatttgagaagacggcagacaagatcgaaattcgtcgattagaagatctccacaaatgcctaaatgagggggagttagtttacactatactctttttcctttgatcaagatCTCAGTaagatttttaataaatcagttattatggacatccaaggggaagtgttataaatattaataattatgtggatgtccaaatcttttatttattaccattaattgtaatcaatattcctctttttcttagtttccctttttcttagtttcttaatatctcactcttgtatttgtataaataggggttcaccccattggaataaataactcagaaattctcattctctttctctcttcatcttcttcttctttcttctcatctactttatattattttatattattttataacaatctTATCACTTTTAGGTTTTCCTTATATAAATAGATAGaatgtaaatatttaatttgtaacTAATTGTAGGCCATAGTAGTGAGTGATTAATTTAACTAGTTTTAGTTTggcataaaatttattaaaatgtgTGGTGAAAGCCGCCGCGGCTACTCAATAGTTTtgagaaaagaagaaagaaatgtTGACTAGTAGAGTAGTATATAGCATGGTCAACACAAAACATTATATATCTTTCTTATATATTATGAATTATCAACTGGATAAAGTGGGGGCTGGCTTTATCAAAACCATTCAGCAGTTAATAATAAGAttgattataaaaataaaataaaaagtcatcTCAATTTATCTACACTTATAATTGTCccaatgtttattatataataataaaatctatGGACTGAAACTTTTATGTAATCAAACAAATAGATAGATCACTAGTTATCATTTATAAGATTCTATTGAATAAATTGTctctgaaaaaaaaatttattgaatAATGATCTATGCCTATTAATAATATCTatataaaattgaattataatataatattaaataaaaagagaaaaatatgtatatatataagaaatttgtTAGAAAATCGTCTCACTTTTACTATTATTgtaagaatgtttttttttttttttagttttggtGCTTACAGAAATtatgtttcaattttttatattatagctataataagtattttatcaatttttacaaaatttttgataatttatagtatcaaaaattatatttaaaatagtaaaaaaaaattaagttataaaattataaataaaatataaaaaataatatttttctgaatttttttttaaaaataaataatgataatatttaattacactaataataataaaaaaattattaaaaaatatcaatggtGTCTAATATGCTCTTCAGTATCATACCGAATACCAAATAGCGTAATTAAgtatctcatttcatataacttaaagaaataactttaaaaatatctCTAATGGATCGTACAACACCACCTAAAATTGGTGCCAAATACCAATCCTATAACAGTAAGCTTTAATGGAAGTCCAAATGTCCAATGGGAATTTCTGGCTGCCACGTGTTTCGTTTGGAAGTGCGTAAGGAATGTAGCAGTGGTACCCATAGTTTCCAACTCCAACCAACCCTATATAAAAGCCAAACTACAAACAAAGCTCAATCACCGACTAGAAGAAACAGAGTAATCAATAAAAGTTTATTTAGTTATAATAACAAaggataatatattatcatgTGTATAGCAGTGTTTGTATGGCAAGCTCATCCTCTCTACCCTCTTATCATTTTCCAAAACAGAGATGAGTATCACAACAGGTAAATTCGTAATCAATCATGAAAAGGGTGTGTGattttgttcttcttctttcttttatgATAATTGttttgttgaaaaaaataaaaagggaaacGAAGCCGTTGGGTTGGTGGGAAGATTGTGAAAATGGAGGGATTTTAGGAGGAAGAGATGAGGTTGCTGGAGGGACATGGATGGCTTGTTCTAAACAAGGAAGAGTGGCTTTACTTACCAATGTTTTAGAGCTTCATTCACTCCCTGAGGCTAGGACTCGTGGAGACCTTCCTCTGCTGTTCTTACAGGTCTGTGTGTGTTTGAAAACTGAACACcctttttcttcttccttttcaaTTAGAGCATCGCTATTGCATACCAGTGACTAACACCTTTTATAAGTGGCAATTCACGATTGATATACTTAATTACAATGTCTTTTAGCAATTCTCTTTCAATTAGATGATACATTTTGGGTTGTGTTTAATGATGGCAGAGCAATAAAAGTCCCAAGGAATTTGCAGAGGAACTGGTAAAAGAGGCTCACCAGTATAATGGGTTCAACTTGATTCTGGCTGAtatatcatcatcttcttctaatTCCATGGTGTACATATCGAACCGCCCCAAGGGAGAGCCAATTCTGGTGCAGGAGGTTCCCCCTGGCATTCATGTCATTTCCAATGCTAAGCTTAACTCTCCTTGGCACAaggttttttttgttgtttctaAATTTAATGCATATACAGTAGAATGGGGTTCATTAGCTAATCTTTCTTCAGTAACAACAATGCTTTATACATTCAATTTATAGGCTCAGCGGTTGGAATTGAGGTTCAAGGAAGAGCTTACTAAATACCATGAAAGTGAGATACCAGTGAAAGAGATGGTTGAGAAACTAATGAGAGACAAAGTTAAAGCTGATAAAAGTGAGTTGCCTGGTATATGTGCTCTTGACTGGGAGTTCAATCTAAGCTCTATATTTGTTGAAGTTGACACCCCACTGGTGAGCATTGACTCATTCATTCATTACAAGTTTAAAAAAGTTGTATTTATATATGCATTAAAGTTGGTGTCCATGACCTGGGATTTTTGTCTTTATCTGCAGGGTCGTTATGGAACTAGGAGCACTGCTGCTTTAACTGCAAAAACAAATGGTGAAGTTACCTTTTACGAGACTTATCTGGACAAAGACATGTGGAAGGAACAAACTGTCAGTTACCAGATTCAGAAGCTTCAAGAAAATGGAACCAATCCAGATTCAGAAGCTCTGCctcatatataatttttctctGTGGACTGTGTGAATATGTATATCTATAATTCTACTACCGTATGACTCAAGTCATGCGTATTTATGTTTTAAAAGAAAGCCTTGTAAGGCACATTTATCTATATtaatatgaagaagaagaaaaaaatacagcCCAGAGTTTCAGATTCAGAATGAACAAGTGTTTAAAGTACAATAAACTAGAGAATATGATTCTATCTTCTTGTGTTTAAAGTACAATCAACTAGAAAATATGATTCTATCTTCTTGATAATCAATCAAAACATCCGAGCGGTCTGAAAAACTATAAATGTCTGTAACActaaattatttgtttttattctagTCGCAACAATGGTATGTTAAATTAACATCACTTTTCAAGCCTAGACTTAACTTATACCTCAACACTCAACAGTCTTGAGGACTATACATCATCTGAAGCAGAAAGTCCTTGCGTTCATCAACTGGGCATCCAAAGAAGGCTCTCACCCTTGCAGCATTTGCAATTAGGAAGGTGTAGGCCCTAAACCGTAACTGTAAATCAACACCGATGCTTACTAGTTCTTTGAAAACTTCTTCCTCTGAATAAACACGAGCTCGACTCCTCTCTGCAATGGCATTTCCCTCCCTGATTGCCGCCGCAACATCTTTAATTGCTTCCCTAACACTAGCAAACTCTCTCTCAAAGTCCAAATTCCTTGAGGCCTTTCTCTTCTTGCCTTTCAATGATGTTGCAGACAGAGAAGGTGCTTGAGAATCGATTTGCGAATTGGCTTCTGCTGAAATTGGCAGCACATAATTTCCACCATTTCCACCATTTAAGTCCTCTAAAGTAAATGCTACCTCATTTTGAGAGGCCCCAAGATCACCGTTCAAATCGCTACCAATGTTCAAATTAACTAGATGGTTTCCGTCCTCTTTGGCCATTGCAAAGCTGTCACCCGCTTCATTTGCAAATAGCATCAGTAATTTATCATAGTTGCCAACTGGTGTTGACATCCATTTTCTCGCATCAGGTCTTGCCTATTAAAAAATGAGTGCAACAGGTTTTATACATTACTAGCTATATGCACTAATAAACTTTAGTCCAACAATCTGGAATACCGAAAGATAATTTACCTTGATCAGGTCTTTCCACACTTCAGGCTCTGCAGTCCAGAGCTTTGTCTCCGGACTCCATGTAAAATCATTAATACCACTAAAAAGATTATGACACTCTTTAAAATGATGCTTAAGAGTTTTCATACGATTTTTCAAGTGATCTTTCTGAAATGGCTCTCCAAGTTTATCACGCATTTCTTTCAAAATGTTATTATAAGCTGCAGTGGTGAAAACCTTATCAACCCTGTTCCCCATGGTTTGCTGATGCACAAGAGCCTCAACAAAAACATCATCCCAACGTTCGGTCCATTTCACATTAAATCTCTTATCCTCACCATTCTTCTTTACTCTGTGTCCCATTTATACACCTGCAAATGCACATAATGGttgtaaaaaaatcaaattatcaACTCagtaatttaataacaaaaaggTCCAAGAGAAGTACCTTTTACTTTTTTCCGAGAAGCCCAAGAGAAGTGCCTTGATATCAAAGAAACTCTGATCTTGAAATCTTGAATAGCTAATTACAGTAGCAAAAGTATGCTCCTCTTTGCTCCAAATCTTCTAATTCTCGGCATTTATTCACTAAATGTAAGTGCCTGTAAGGAAGAGTTCATACTATTAAGGATAAATTAACAGACAAGCACCAAATTCTGCTAACCTTTAATTGAATAATGTTTGATTAAACACACCACAGGTAGTGACGAAGAACAAGAAAGGTTCTAAGACTATAGAGCATCAGCGAATAGACCATTTCCCCCATGAACTTACTTCAAGTTCAGAGATCAACTGTAAGTCATCGCTTGCACTGGTTTTGCACCCAGGAAATAAAATTTGCAGAGAAATGTACATCTAAACAAAGTGGTGAAAGTATGTAATTGAAAACAAAAAGAAACTAACAGTATtgtagaaaagaaaagaaagaataataaattaaaaaaaaaaaaaaagtacgaTGAAAATGTAATCAGTAGCAGTTGTTACAAGCTCAAAATTTTCCCAATAAATTGAAAACAACATACAGTAAATCGATTCATTTTGAATAATAGAAGTATTAAGCACtacataaagaaaaaaaatgtccTGAAATTTCACTGATTCAATGTGATAAGCTTCCCCTTACATATGTGTGCGCGCGAAGACCCAAAGGGAGGGTCAGGTCAGCAAGTGACTCAGCAAGTCAGAGGGAAAATTAGTTATGAGAGAAATACTTGTGTGTGAGTGGG
This window harbors:
- the LOC133031865 gene encoding uncharacterized protein LOC133031865 isoform X1; this encodes MCIAVFVWQAHPLYPLIIFQNRDEYHNRETKPLGWWEDCENGGILGGRDEVAGGTWMACSKQGRVALLTNVLELHSLPEARTRGDLPLLFLQSNKSPKEFAEELVKEAHQYNGFNLILADISSSSSNSMVYISNRPKGEPILVQEVPPGIHVISNAKLNSPWHKAQRLELRFKEELTKYHESEIPVKEMVEKLMRDKVKADKSELPGICALDWEFNLSSIFVEVDTPLVSIDSFIHYKFKKVVFIYALKLVSMTWDFCLYLQGRYGTRSTAALTAKTNGEVTFYETYLDKDMWKEQTVSYQIQKLQENGTNPDSEALPHI
- the LOC133031865 gene encoding uncharacterized protein LOC133031865 isoform X2, coding for MCIAVFVWQAHPLYPLIIFQNRDEYHNRETKPLGWWEDCENGGILGGRDEVAGGTWMACSKQGRVALLTNVLELHSLPEARTRGDLPLLFLQSNKSPKEFAEELVKEAHQYNGFNLILADISSSSSNSMVYISNRPKGEPILVQEVPPGIHVISNAKLNSPWHKAQRLELRFKEELTKYHESEIPVKEMVEKLMRDKVKADKSELPGICALDWEFNLSSIFVEVDTPLGRYGTRSTAALTAKTNGEVTFYETYLDKDMWKEQTVSYQIQKLQENGTNPDSEALPHI
- the LOC133031866 gene encoding uncharacterized protein LOC133031866; translation: MGHRVKKNGEDKRFNVKWTERWDDVFVEALVHQQTMGNRVDKVFTTAAYNNILKEMRDKLGEPFQKDHLKNRMKTLKHHFKECHNLFSGINDFTWSPETKLWTAEPEVWKDLIKARPDARKWMSTPVGNYDKLLMLFANEAGDSFAMAKEDGNHLVNLNIGSDLNGDLGASQNEVAFTLEDLNGGNGGNYVLPISAEANSQIDSQAPSLSATSLKGKKRKASRNLDFEREFASVREAIKDVAAAIREGNAIAERSRARVYSEEEVFKELVSIGVDLQLRFRAYTFLIANAARVRAFFGCPVDERKDFLLQMMYSPQDC